A region of Streptomyces sp. WMMC500 DNA encodes the following proteins:
- a CDS encoding FkbM family methyltransferase: MRSTLAETLVTLGRRYVRDAPVSVGKGALATRYLNPHLRDHPRQRVTETRFGARFAVDTRDLIQRYVYMFGVWEPHMTGWLQRRLRPGDTFVDVGAHVGYFSMLASRLVGDAGRVVAIEASPAFYGRLRHHADLNGFGNVRAVNAAVSDSRETLTFILASSINTGANSIVPYDGPVESSFEAEARPLPDLLESAEVAQARVIKVDVEGAEGKVARGMAALLDQLRPDAEITIEVTPERMAQLGDSVDELMETMTRAGFHAYRLANDYAPASYPPALRRAPAVPTRLRGKVDGESDLIFSRVDADELP, translated from the coding sequence ATGAGGAGCACGCTCGCAGAGACGCTGGTCACCCTTGGCCGGCGGTACGTGCGCGATGCTCCGGTGTCCGTTGGGAAGGGGGCGCTGGCCACGCGCTACCTGAATCCGCATCTCCGCGACCATCCCAGGCAGCGTGTGACGGAGACTCGCTTCGGGGCGCGGTTCGCCGTCGACACGAGGGACCTTATCCAGCGGTACGTGTACATGTTCGGCGTCTGGGAGCCGCACATGACAGGTTGGCTTCAGCGTCGGCTCCGGCCCGGGGACACGTTCGTGGACGTCGGCGCCCACGTCGGGTACTTCAGCATGCTGGCGTCACGGCTCGTTGGAGATGCCGGGCGCGTGGTGGCTATCGAGGCGTCTCCGGCGTTCTACGGCCGGCTTCGGCACCACGCCGACCTCAACGGCTTCGGCAACGTGCGTGCTGTCAACGCCGCGGTGTCGGACAGCCGGGAGACCCTGACGTTCATCCTGGCCAGCTCGATCAACACGGGGGCGAACAGCATCGTCCCGTACGACGGGCCCGTTGAGTCGTCCTTCGAGGCCGAGGCACGCCCGCTGCCGGATCTGCTGGAGTCGGCCGAGGTAGCGCAGGCGCGCGTCATCAAGGTGGACGTTGAAGGTGCGGAGGGGAAGGTTGCCCGGGGTATGGCTGCTCTGCTGGACCAGCTCCGGCCCGACGCTGAGATCACCATCGAAGTGACTCCGGAGCGGATGGCCCAGCTAGGGGACTCCGTAGACGAGCTGATGGAGACCATGACGCGGGCCGGCTTCCATGCATATCGCCTGGCGAACGACTACGCGCCGGCGAGCTACCCGCCGGCGCTGCGGCGGGCGCCTGCCGTCCCGACGCGGCTTCGGGGCAAGGTCGACGGCGAGAGCGACCTGATCTTTTCCCGGGTCGACGCGGACGAACTGCCATGA